A region of Pseudocalidococcus azoricus BACA0444 DNA encodes the following proteins:
- a CDS encoding branched-chain amino acid transaminase, translating into MASSDTPFLPIAYLQGEFIPFTDAKLSVATHALHYGTAALGGLRGIPNPNNSQEVFLFRLEDHARRLSNSARYLAYDLPASQIKHLLIEWVQQNKPQAPFYIRPLVYTSGLGIAPRLHQVEKDFLIYGLELGDYLSPDGVSCRISSWERQSDRSFPLRGKLTASYIVSALAKTEAVESGFDEAILLNDQGKICEASGMNLFIVRNGALITPSVDQDILEGITRNTVIQLARDLGISVIERGVDRTEVLIADEVFLTGTAARVVPVSKIESYTLPTERPITQQLQALLKSITLGQEPNYRQWVDAISIN; encoded by the coding sequence ATGGCCAGTAGCGACACCCCCTTTCTTCCCATTGCTTACCTCCAGGGTGAATTTATTCCTTTTACGGATGCCAAACTTTCTGTGGCCACCCATGCCCTCCATTACGGAACAGCCGCTCTCGGTGGTTTACGGGGTATCCCCAATCCAAATAACTCCCAGGAAGTATTTTTGTTTCGCTTAGAGGATCATGCCCGCCGCCTCAGCAATTCTGCCCGTTATCTGGCCTATGATTTACCGGCGAGTCAGATTAAACATCTCTTGATTGAATGGGTTCAGCAAAACAAACCCCAGGCCCCGTTTTATATTCGCCCATTGGTGTATACCTCTGGGTTAGGGATTGCCCCCCGCTTACATCAAGTTGAAAAAGATTTTCTCATCTATGGCCTGGAATTGGGGGATTACTTGTCGCCGGATGGGGTAAGTTGTCGGATTAGTTCCTGGGAGCGGCAGAGTGATCGGAGTTTTCCATTACGGGGTAAGTTAACTGCCTCCTATATTGTCTCGGCCTTGGCGAAAACGGAAGCGGTGGAATCGGGGTTTGACGAAGCGATTTTATTGAATGATCAAGGCAAAATCTGTGAAGCATCGGGGATGAATTTGTTTATTGTCCGCAATGGGGCGCTGATTACCCCTAGTGTTGATCAAGACATTCTCGAAGGCATTACCCGTAATACGGTGATCCAGTTGGCCCGAGATTTGGGCATTAGCGTGATTGAGCGGGGGGTGGATCGAACAGAGGTGTTAATTGCCGATGAAGTCTTTTTGACCGGCACTGCGGCGCGAGTTGTCCCTGTTTCCAAAATTGAAAGTTATACCCTCCCGACCGAACGCCCCATAACCCAACAACTCCAGGCCTTGCTGAA